DNA sequence from the Salvelinus fontinalis isolate EN_2023a chromosome 33, ASM2944872v1, whole genome shotgun sequence genome:
AGAACATGCATTTTTGTCCCCACCTCATAGAATTCAGGCTCAGACATTGAAGAGGAcaagaagatgaagaagaagatgaagaaaGTATGTACAGTACCTCTCCTGTATCAGGTGGTAACGTGTGAAATGTCTCATGAAAGAGGTCCTATTCGATGTTCCTGTTTTCTGTCTCTCAGGATTCCagctcctcttcttcatcttccaGCTCATCATCCTCTTCATCATCCTCGTCAGACaatgaggagaaggagaaaaagaagaagacCATGAAGAAGAAAAAGGTTTGATCCAACATGACATCAGAGAAATGTGTGGTGCCCATTTTGTCTACACAGCACACTAACTATTTGTTCGGATTCTTTTTCAGGATTCCAGCTCCTCATCTTCATCCTCTGATAGCTCGTCATCCTCCTCATCGGACAGCGAcaaggaagagaagaagaagaagaagaagaagaagcaaaaGAAAAAGGTAAGTAAATGTCTCATTGCACCATTGTGGCTAAACAATATCAAAGTGTTATAAACTGGATATCATTCCTCGACCAAATCAGCAAATCTGACTGAAACCTTACAATATGACCTGACATTATTGTGAAACATTTACCTGACGTCCTGACTCATGGACATTTCTCTTCTAGGATTTTTGGCTGTTCCTCCGACAACGAGGCAGACAAAAATAaggtaatatacagtaccagattaGGAGTTCTAGTGTGTTGGTAGCATGGCAAAAACATTGAAAGCTGTTTTTAAAATGAGTCTAAAGTTAcatatgttctgttctgttgtcttTAGGAACAGGGACAAGATGGAGACGGACAGGGCAAGGATGAGTACAGCTGTTCTGCTGACGTTTCAGCAGCTGGTATGTCATTTCCTCTTTTAAAATGTCACCACATGTGTTTTCACAGCATGTTCTACCTGCAAAGCTATTCTCATTCTCGTCATTGtaaacagaacatcacatcagatctttcatGTTCATTTATCTATCGTCAATAAACATGTCCACAATGGACGCCTATCTACTTGGTTTCACTGGGCAGAAGAAATGGCAACAAGAAATGATGACCGAACCCATGTATCTCTGCAGGAGAGGAGGGTGCCGGACTGGAGGGCACCCTGGGACAGAAATCAGGTCAAGGAAAAAAGAAGGAAGATGAGAAGAAGAAAGACAAGAATAACAAGAGGGACAAGGTGAGGTCATCGAGGTGCATGACAACATGACCTTTCGCGAGTTTTAACCCTGAAACATATCACGTACTGAAGGGGAAGTGGTCATAACGTGGTCCATCAATGGTCATAATAAGCATTATGCATCTCTTAACCTATATCAACTGTTAAACTCTGAGCGGTTT
Encoded proteins:
- the LOC129831607 gene encoding uncharacterized protein LOC129831607; this translates as MANFLFQECNSGSDIEEDKKMKKKMKKDSSSSSSSSSSSSSSSSSSDNEEKEKKKKTMKKKKHTNYLFGFFFRIPAPHLHPLIARHPPHRTATRKRRRRRRRRSKRKRIFGCSSDNEADKNKEQGQDGDGQGKDEYSCSADVSAAGEEGAGLEGTLGQKSGQGKKKEDEKKKDKNNKRDKSDGDDKCKKGKGKEGGASAEWICGGDFPEGMEAGNLSDDERDGGKKKEKEKKKLKKKRKNFGCSSSSSSSDSSSSSDSEDDKKKVKKNMKKKSEVSSSSSSSSSSSDSEEEKKKKDSSSSSSDSSSSSSSDSDDDEEEEKEDEKGFQL